One genomic region from Pempheris klunzingeri isolate RE-2024b unplaced genomic scaffold, fPemKlu1.hap1 Scaffold_131, whole genome shotgun sequence encodes:
- the LOC139225374 gene encoding centrosomal protein of 170 kDa-like has translation SDKGTYTIELENRNPEEEEARRMIDKVFGVHQSQDSSILSDLKREGKEEAGESGKEALPGDSSWVSQWASLAANHTRTDPEGSGAETAAFLHKERADAFESGASLSRGESSSSLTDRKRRTLPQLPVDDPRAKSSTKALGLRSEIGEKQDTEPQEKENKGDGESPTPKGDVEMTSKRKQSSTSSPSKAPLRTSGSAERRKRSEERKAGGAGEGGEKSGKPLVRQGSFTIEKPSTNVPAELIPRINRGSNGRERSDSVGSMDTATLLKDTEAVMAFLEAKLRDENKLDQKSSKTTQGSGFPPRTGSISPESDVDTASTASHVAGEAERKASAGGEQKRRSLSSMHREKSNMSTTSKTSVTNASARERLERKSKTRTAEATSRTDARRSGQPSSASSRARQPSLDLTDDDQTSSFPISDILSSDQETYSGPLGHSKFDSRSAKTSASGSSKTSRTLQAATTSSLNKQASLPQPRPTRASLLRRARLGDTSDTDLADADRVSVASEVSTTSSTSKPPSGRKGLSRLDMLAQPRRNRVGSISARSDSECTVTRSSTSSPRLSAETALRLGLRSSTPTENRLTPRMRANSVSKLNEVKTKTTTSGYCSPTESSQPEPEGGDAEEELMVSSSSRWRRLPPEYGSTSEEEFGSNRNSPKHGGRSHMRPHHLVPHRSSRLGTTASPGSGVATGPGGVGVKHRMKEQEEYIRDWTAHSEEIARLFPCVRRISQDLAKDLAILAREIHDVAGEIDSVSSSGTAPSTTVSTAATTPGSAIDTREEVGPARPTQPDIQESMKKLVDRVFDESLNFRKIPPVISTNKAPEINGKPVELRPRAPDSLEPRALRRRTWNREEAVLDSLLLNSVSQLSTKIRHSVDKTAGKIRILFKDKDRNWDEIENKLRSESDIPLLKTSNKEISSILLELKRVEKQLQVINVMVDPDGTLDALASLGLTSPTTPTKPQAAKIISPSATSPGSAPPAKESLPEILPGPGGSTARIQASAASTEETARDPSAGLGLTGVGGLPFNRMRPSGEEAIAQK, from the exons AGCGATAAAGGGACCTACACTATTGAACTGGAGAACAGGAacccagaggaagaggaggccagGCGCATGATAGACAAG GTGTTTGGTGTGCACCAGAGCCAGGACTCCTCTATTCTGTCAGACctgaaaagagaaggaaaagaggaggcaggagagtCAGGGAAAGAG GCTCTTCCTGGTGACTCGAGCTGGGTCTCTCAGTGGGCCAGTCTAGCTGCCAATCACACCAGGACAGACCCAGAGGGCTCAGGAGCCGAGACAGCCGCCTTCCTGCACAAGGAGAGAG CTGATGCCTTTGAATCTGGTGCGTCGCTCAGCAGAGGTGAAtcctcctccagtctgactgaCCGGAAGCGCAGGACTCTACCCCAGCTCCCTGTGGATGACCCCCGGGCTAAATCCAGTACCAAAGCTCTTGGGCTGAGGTCTGAGATTGGGGAAAAACAGGACACAGAACCCCAGGAAAAAGAGAACAAGGGAGACGGGGAGTCCCCCACTCCCAAGGGGGACGTTGAGATGACCAGTAAACGGAAACAAAGCTCCACATCTTCTCCATCCAAGGCTCCTCTCCGGACCTCTGGCAGCGCTGAGCGGAGGAAGAGgtcagaggaaaggaaagcaggaggagcaggagaaggaggagagaagtcTGGGAAGCCTCTAGTGCGCCAGGGCAGCTTCACAATTGAGAAACCCAGCACTAACGTCCCTGCAGAGCTCATCCCACGCATCAACAGAGGCAGCAATGGGCGCGAACGCAGCGATTCCGTGGGCAGCATGGACACCGCTACACTCCTGAAGGACACTGAAGCTGTCATGGCATTCCTGGAGGCCAAACTACGAGATGAAAACAAGCTTGACCAGAAGAGTAGTAAAACCACTCAGGGCTCAGGCTTCCCCCCTCGGACTGGCTCCATCTCTCCTGAGTCAGATGTGGACACAGCCAGCACAGCTAGTCATGTggctggagaggcagagaggaaagcaTCAGCTGGTGGTGAACAAAAACGACGTTCCTTAAGCAGTATGCACCGGGAGAAGAGCAACATGAGCACAACTTCCAAGACCAGCGTCACTAACGCAAGTGCCCGTGAACGCTTAGAAAGGAAGTCTAAAACAAGAACTGCAGAAGCAACGAGCCGGACTGATGCACGCCGTTCTGGTCAGCCGTCCTCTGCCTCTTCCAGAGCACGCCAGCCCTCTCTGGATCTCACTGATGATGACCAGACTTCTTCCTTCCCCATCTCTGACATCCTCTCCTCAGACCAGGAGACCTACTCTGGACCTTTAGGACATTCCAAATTTGACAGCAGGTCTGCTAAAACCTCCGCCAGTGGATCCTCCAAAACCAGCCGCACTCTCCAGGCGGCCACAACCTCCTCCCTAAACAAGCAGGCCTCACTGCCTCAGCCGCGGCCTACAAGAGCCTCCCTTCTCCGCCGCGCCCGGCTGGGGGATACATCTGACACGGATCTAGCTGATGCAGACAGGGTGTCAGTCGCTTCTGAGGtgtccaccaccagctccaccTCGAAGCCGCCATCCGGTCGGAAGGGACTGTCACGACTGGACATGCTGGCTCAGCCACGTAGGAACCGCGTGGGCTCCATCTCAGCTCGCAGTGACTCAGAGTGCACAGTGACACGGAGCTCCACCTCTTCACCCCGCCTGTCTGCTGAGACTGCTCTGCGTCTGGGCTTGCGTTCATCAACACCAACAGAAAACAGGCTTACACCCAGGATGAGGGCCAACAGCGTGTCCAAGCTGAATGAGGTCAAGACTAAGACCACTACATCTGGATACTGCTCGCCAACAG AGAGCTCTCAGCCCGAACCTGAGGGCGGTGATGCAGAGGAAGAGCTTATGG TGTCCAGtagcagcaggtggagacgtCTGCCGCCTGAGTACGGCTCCACCTCAGAGGAAGAGTTTGGCTCCAACCGGAATTCTCCGAAGCACGGAGGACGGTCCCACATGCGTCCACATCACCTCGTCCCGCACCGTAGCTCAAGACTGGGCACCACCGCAAGCCCAGGCTCCGGAGTGGCGACGGGTCCGGGTGGAGTGGGAGTCAAACACCGCATGAAGGAGCAAGAGGAGTACATCAGGGACTGGACGGCACACAGCGAGGAGATCGCCAG GTTATTCCCATGTGTGCGCAGGATCAGCCAGGACCTGGCTAAGGACTTGGCCATCTTAGCCCGTGAGATCCACGACGTGGCTGGTGAGATAGACTCAGTCAGCTCATCTGGCACGGCGCCCAGCACCACCGTCAGCACCGCCGCCACCACCCCGGGATCAGCAATCGACACCCGGGAAGAGGTAGGCCCTGCACGGCCCACGCAGCCGGATATACAGGAGAGCATGAAAAAG CTGGTGGATCGAGTGTTTGATGAGAGCCTCAACTTCAGGAAGATCCCGCCTGTGATTTCAACCAATAAGGCACCAGAGATCAATGGTAAGCCGGTGGAGCTCCGTCCCCGTGCTCCCGACAGTCTGGAGCCCCGAGCTCTGAGGAGACGCACCTGGAACCGGGAGGAG GCGGTGTTGGACAGCCTGCTGCTCAACTCAGTTTCTCAACTGTCTACTAAGATCAGACACTCTGTCGACAAAACAGCAGGGAAAATCAG gaTATTGTTTAAGGATAAGGACAGGAACTGGGATGAAATCGAGAATAAACTTCGATCGGAGAGTGACATACCACTCCTGAAAACCTCCAACAAG gAGATCTCCTCAATTCTGCTCGAACTGAAAAGAGTCGAGAAGCAGCTTCAAG TGATCAATGTGATGGTGGACCCAGATGGGACTCTGGACGCACTGGCCAGCCTCGGCCTGACCAGTCCCACCACCCCTACCAAGCCCCAAGCCGCCAAAATAATTTCCCCCTCTGCCACCAGCCCAGGGTCTGCGCCCCCAGCCAAAGAATCGCTGCCAGAGATCCTTCCTGGGCCTGGAGGATCAACAGCCAGGATTCAGGCTTCCGCCGCCAGCACAGAGGAGACCGCACGAGACCCCAGTGCGGGTCTGGGGTTAACAGGAGTCGGAGGACTGCCCTTTAACCGCATGCGGCCGAGCGGAGAGGAGGCCATCGCACAGAAGTGA
- the LOC139225373 gene encoding complex III assembly factor LYRM7-like, with translation MGTRVKVLNVFKALHRTRMAVFKDDDTALTAARLKINEEFRKNKNETSEENIAKMIKMGSAVETVLREAVIQAEHTGENTLLLRPRESLLLENFPYCDEPRKKT, from the exons ATGGGGACTCGTGTGAAG GTCCTAAATGTGTTTAAAGCGCTGCACAGAACAAGGATGGCTGTATTCAAAGACGATGACACAGCACTGACAG CTGCAAGATTAAAGATCAACGAGGAGTTccgcaaaaacaaaaatgaaacttCAGAGGAAAACATTGCAAAG atgATCAAAATGGGTTCAGCTGTGGAAACTGTTCTCCGAGAGGCAGTGATACAAGCGGAACATACTGGAGAAAATACACTAt tgCTTCGACCCAGAGAGAGCCTTCTATTAGAAAATTTCCCCTATTGTGACGAGCCCAGGAAAAAGACATGA
- the LOC139225375 gene encoding cytoplasmic dynein 2 light intermediate chain 1-like, producing MPKISSDTLWELAAAEVHSRGTEAGEADGGEPVSERTVFLIGSKAGGKTSILLRCLDRDEPSKPTLALEYTFGRRARGHNTPKDIAHLWELGGGISLSDLVQIPITPANIRSLSVILVLDLSKPNAMWATMEKLLQATQAHLEKVSSQTQQAQKAKPGAKQQALVHSAARVLPKDYPDRELISPFPVPLLIIGSKYDIFQESDSDKKKVVSKTLRFIAHYYAASLIFTSIKSENLMSKTKNLFSHLAFGLDRGKTVSCDSTKPLVIPAGSDSFSQIGSPPTTDVDITSLHAKNPKDLWKKIYERVFPQENTSEQRELKDPAKDPQYSEPQIDAMRAQKDQELDQYKRNAAKSWRGLELET from the exons aTGCCAAAAATAAG CTCAGACACGCTGTGGGAGCTAGCCGCGGCGGAGGTCCACAGCCGGGGGACTGAAGCTGGAGAGGCGGATGGAGGAGAGCCGGTCAGCGAGAGGACCGTGTTTCTGATAGGAAGCAAGGCTGGG GGTAAAACGTCCATTCTCCTCAGATGCCTCGACAG GGATGAACCATCCAAGCCAACTCTGGCGCTGGAGTACACTTTTGGCAGACGGGCCCGAGGACACAACACA CCCAAAGACATAGCCCACCTATGGGAGCTGGGAGGAGGGATCTCTTTGTCAGACCTGGTCCAGATCCCCATCACTCCTGCCAACATCAG gtctctctctgtcattctcgTTCTGGACTTATCTAAACCCAACGCCATGTGGGCAACCATGGAGAAGCTACTGCAGGCCACACAAGCTCATCTGGAGAAAGTGTCTTCCCAGACACAACAAGCACAGAAGGCCAAACCCGGAGCCAAACAGCAGGCACTGGTCCACTCAGCAGCACGAGTCTTGCCTAAGGACTATCCT GACAGAGAGCTGATCAGTCCCTTTCCTGTTCCTCTGCTCATCATTGGCAGCAAATATGACATATTTCAG GAATCTGACTCTGACAAGAAGAAAGTGGTTAGTAAAACATTGCGTTTTATTGCCCACTACTACGCCGCCTCTCTTATT TTCACCAGCATCAAGTCGGAGAACCTAATGTCAAAAACCAAGAACTTATTTTCCCACCTGGCTTTTGGTCTTgacagagg GAAAACTGTGTCCTGTGACTCCACCAAACCTCTCGTCATCCCAGCAGGCTCTGACTCCTTTAGCCAAATCG GCTCCCCTCCTACTACTGATGTGGACATCACTTCTCTGCATGCAAAAAACCCAAAGGACCTCTGGAAGAAAATCTACGAGCGTGTCTTTCCCCAAGAG AATACCAGCGAGCAGAGGGAACTGAAGGATCCAGCCAAAGACCCTCAGTACAGTGAACCTCAGATTGATGCCATGAGAGCCCAGAAAGACCAG gagtTGGATCAGTATAAGAGGAATGCAGCGAAGTCATGGAGAGGACTGGAGCTGGAGACATGA
- the LOC139225372 gene encoding ATP-binding cassette sub-family G member 5-like: MDRFYSMQTVEPEIGNKVRESFKYVSEVKRDVRRDGGEERSEPSCCLSVSKISYTVSERVGPWWDLPSYRKRWTRQILNDVSFQIDSGQIMGILGNSGSGKTTLLDAISGRIGNCGTLLGEVLINGRKMKREEYQDCFSYVLQSDNLLSYLTVEETLTYTAQLALRKHSAEAIKKKVSAAMAELSLSHVARSVIGGRVFPGISGGERRRVSIASQLLQDPRVILLDEPTTGLDSMTANQIVVLLAELARRDRIVIVTIHQPRSELFRVFSRIAIMSCGELVFCGQPEEMVDFFSQCGYECPEYCNPFDIYVDFTSVDTRSSEREAATFNRMREITSSYQRSDIYQSMLRKMEQSLQRADKPAIPFKSKESPSGAAKLGVLLRRTARNLSRDRMGVLMRLSQNLIYGLFVAFFVMHLDNDVTKGAVQDRIGIIYQSIGASPYTGMLNAVALFPALRAISDQESQDGLYSKWQMFLAYIFHILPFSILSVVIFTSFLYWTVGMHPDSIRFLCFTAVVLVPHIIGELLTVVLLGVVQDPNMVNTGVALLNIAGILVGSGFLRSTQQMPVVFQWLSYLTFQKYSCELLIVTEFHGLDFTCNVSKPLPGACLITHGSQIIDEGYPGALSRYTLDFVLLYSFFPALLLLGTISFKIRDRLVRH, translated from the exons ATGGACAGATTTTACTCCATGCAGACGGTGGAGCCAGAGATTGGGAACAAAGTTAGAGAGTCCTTCAAGTATGTGTcggaggtgaagagggatgTCAGGAGGGACGGTGGAGAGGAGCGATCAGAGCCCTCCTGCTGTCTCAGTGTCAGCAAGATCTCCTATACTGTCAG TGAGCGTGTAGGTCCGTGGTGGGACCTGCCTTCATACAGGAAGCGCTGGACTCGTCAGATCCTCAATGATGTCTCCTTCCAAATAGACAGTGGGCAGATCATGGGCATACTTGGCAATTCAG GTTCAGGAAAGACCACATTGTTGGATGCCATCTCAGGGAGGATTGGAAACTGTGGTACACTGTTGGGTGAGGTCTTAATTAACGGCAGgaaaatgaagagagaagagTATCAGGACTGCTTCTCCTATGTGCTGCAG AGTGATAACTTGTTGAGTTATCTGACAGTGGAGGAGACTCTGACCTACACAGCCCAGCTGGCCCTGCGGAAACACTCGGCCGAGGCCATCAAGAAGAAG GTGTCGGCAGCGATGGCCGAGCTGAGTCTGAGTCATGTGGCCCGCAGTGTTATTGGAGGTCGTGTCTTCCCAGGGATCTCTGGAGGCGAGAGGAGAAGGGTCTCCATTGCCAGCCAGCTACTTCAGGACCCAA GGGTGATCCTATTGGACGAGCCGACCACCGGCCTGGACAGCATGACCGCCAATCAAATTGTGGTGCTGTTGGCAGAGCTGGCCAGGAGGGACCGTATCGTCATAGTAACTATCCACCAACCACGCTCCGAACTCTTCAGG GTGTTCAGTAGGATAGCTATAATGAGTTGTGGAGAGCTGGTGTTCTGTGGGCAGCCAGAAGAGATGGTGGATTTCTTCAGCCAATGTGGATATGAGTGTCCAGAGTACTGCAACCCCTTTGACATCTATG TTGACTTCACCTCAGTGGACACACGCAGCAGTGAGAGGGAGGCAGCCACCTTCAATCGCATGCGTGAGATCACTTCATCCTATCAGAGGTCTGATATCTACCAGAGCATGCTGAGAAAAATGGAGCAGAGCCTGCAGCGGGCAGACAAGCCGGCCATCCCCTTTAAGAGCAAAGAGTCACCCAGCGGTGCAGCCAAACTTGGAGTTCTGCTCAG GCGGACAGCAAGAAACCTGTCCAGAGACAGGATGGGTGTCCTGATGCGTCTGTCCCAGAACCTGATCTACGGTCTCTTTGTGGCCTTCTTTGTGATGCATTTAGACAACGATGTCACCAAGGGTGCCGTGCAGGACCGCATCGGCATCATCTATCAGAGCATTGGTGCTTCGCCCTACACTGGCATGCTGAACGCTGTAGCTCTCT TTCCAGCTTTGCGGGCCATCAGTGACCAGGAGAGTCAGGATggtctgtacagtaaatggCAAATGTTCTTGGCCTACATCTTCCACATTCTGCCCTTCAGCATCCTCAGTGTTGtcatcttcacctccttccTTTACTG GACGGTGGGGATGCACCCTGACAGCATACGCTTCCTGTGTTTCACTGCAGTAGTCCTGGTGCCTCATATTATAG GTGAGCTGCTGACAGTGGTGTTATTAGGAGTGGTCCAAGACCCTAACATGGTCAACACTGGAGTGGCTCTGCTCAATATTGCAGGGATCCTGGTGGGATCTGGCTTCTTGAG AAGCACCCAGCAGATGCCAGTGGTTTTCCAGTGGCTCAGCTACCTGACTTTCCAGAAGTACAGCTGTGAGCTGCTCATAGTGACCGAGTTCCACGGACTTGACTTCACATGCA ATGTTTCCAAACCTTTGCCAGGAGCCTGTCTGATCACTCATGGCAGTCAGATCATTGATGAGGGCTATCCTGGTGCTCTGTCGCGATACACACTAGACTTTGTTCTCCTGTACTCCTTCTTCCCTGCCCTCCTGCTGCTGGGCACGATCAGCTTCAAGATCAGAGACAGGCTTGTGCGTCACTAA
- the LOC139225371 gene encoding ATP-binding cassette sub-family G member 8-like yields the protein MVTDTSLSHTNCSSQHQDTELFSSEEDSSLYFTYSGGCNELEVNNLHYEVDTAAQIPWYERLSEFKLPWEIKGNKQTAINNLSLRVRSGQMLAVIGSSGCGKTSLLDIITCRDEGGTMTSGQILINRKPSTPQLVKKSIAHVRQDDRLLPHLTVRETLAFVAKLRLPTHFTQAQRDQRVDDVIAELRLRQCAHTRVGNDFVRGVSGGERRRVSIAVQLLWNPGILILDEPTSGLDSFTAHNLVITLSRLARGNRLVLLSVHQPRSDIFQLFDLVVLLSSGSAVYCGAARDMVPYFTALGYPCPRYCNPSDFYVDLISIDRRSPEQEAKCLERATVLAEQFVEKVRDTDDHMWKPAGIDTAPAHTESPQQLNKVKEEEVITISKQTNRLPGRLHQFTILIRRHMYNDFRDLVTLLVHGFEALLMSLLVGCLYYGAGEERLSIQDTVALLYMIGALTPFAVVLDVIAKCHTERAMLYHELEDGMYSVTSYFFAKILGELPEHCVFTLVYGLPIYWLAGLNEAPERFLLNFLLVWLMVYCSRSMALFVAAALPTLQTSAFMGNSLFTIFYLTGGFVISLENMWLVASWFSHASFMRWGFEGMLQVQFRGNKYPITFLNSTINVDGIHVVEVMNMNQYPLYSCYLVLVAVCVGFMALYYVSLKFIKQKSSQDW from the exons ATGGTCACTGACACCAGCCTCAGTCATACAAACTGCTCCTCACAG CATCAAGACACAGAGCTGTTCTCGTCTGAAGAAGACAGCAGTCTCTACTTCACCTACAGTGGAGGGTGCAACGAGCTGGAGGTCAACAACCTGCACTATGAG gtggacacagcagctcagatccCATGGTATGAGAGGTTGTCAGAGTTCAAGTTGCCGTGGGAGATAAAAGGAAACAAGCAGACAGCCATCAACAATCTCAGCCTCCGAGTCCGCAGCGGACAGATGCTGGCCGTCATCGGCAGCtcag GTTGTGGTAAAACATCCTTGCTGGACATAATAACGTGCCGTGATGAGGGCGGTACAATGACATCCGGTCAGATTCTGATCAACAGGAAGCCCAGCACGCCCCAGCTGGTGAAGAAGAGCATCGCTCATGTCCGCCAAGACGACCGTCTTCTTCCTCACCTCACCGTTCGTGAAACTCTCGCCTTTGTTGCCAAACTGAGGCTCCCCACCCACTTCACACAGGCTCAGAGGGACCAAAGG GTGGATGATGTCATTGCAGAGCTGCGGCTGCGACAGTGCGCTCACACCAGGGTGGGAAATGACTTTGTGAGGGGAGtctctggaggagagaggaggagagtcagCATAGCTGTCCAACTTCTCTGGAACCCCG GTATTTTGATCCTGGACGAGCCCACGTCAGGTTTGGACAGCTTCACGGCCCACAACCTGGTGATCACACTGTCGCGTCTGGCACGGGGAAACCGTCTGGTCCTGCTGTCAGTCCACCAGCCTCGATCAGATATCTTCCAGCTGTTTGATCTCGTCGTCCTGCTGTCGTCAGGTTCAGCTGTTTACTGTGGCGCTGCTCGTGACATGGTGCCTTACTTCACTGCCCTAGGATACCCCTGCCCACGATACTGCAACCCCTCTGACTTCTATG ttgATCTGATCAGTATTGACCGGCGTAGTCCAGAACAGGAGGCCAAGTGTTTGGAGCGGGCCACAGTTCTGGCTGAGCAGTTTGTGGAAAAAGTCCGAGACACAGACGATCACATGTGGAAACCAGCTGGGATCGACACAGCACCGGCACACACTGAAAG TCCTCAGCAGCTGAACAAGGTAAAAGAAGAGGAAGTTATCACCATCtccaagcaaacaaacagactgCCTGgcagactgcaccaatttacgATCCTCATCAG gCGCCACATGTATAATGACTTCAGAGACCTGGTTACTTTATTGGTCCACGGCTTCGAGGCCCTCCTCATGTCACTGCTGGTCGGCTGTCTCTACTACGGGGCAGGAGAAGAGCGTCTGTCCATTCAGGACACAGTGGCCCTCCTCTACATGATCGGAGCTCTCACCCCATTCGCTGTGGTGCTGGACGTCATAGCTAAAT GTCACACTGAGAGAGCCATGCTCTACCACGAGCTGGAGGACGGCATGTACTCTGTCACCTCCTACTTCTTCGCCAAG ATCCTGGGGGAGTTACCAGAGCACTGTGTGTTCACCTTGGTGTACGGTTTGCCCATCTATTGGCTGGCCGGGCTCAACGAGGCTCCGGAGCGTTTCCTGCTCAACTTCCTGCTGGTGTGGCTGATGGTTTACTGCAGCCGATCCATGGCTCTGTTTGTAGCTGCTGCGCTGCCCACCCTGCAGACCTCAGCCTTCATGGGCAATTCCCTGTTCACCATCTTCTATTTAACTGGAGGGTTTGTCATCAGCCTGGAGAACATGTGGCTTG TGGCCTCATGGTTCTCTCACGCCTCCTTCATGCGTTGGGGTTTTGAGGGCATGCTGCAGGTACAGTTCAGAGGCAACAAGTACCCCATCACCTTCTTGAACAGCACCATCAATGTTGACGGCATACAC GTGGTGGAGGTCATGAACATGAACCAGTACCCCTTGTACTCTTGCTATCTGGTCCTggtggcagtgtgtgtgggaTTCATGGCGCTCTATTACGTGTCCCTAAAATTCATCAAACAGAAGTCCAGTCAAGACTGGTGA